The following coding sequences lie in one Mesorhizobium sp. NZP2298 genomic window:
- a CDS encoding transporter substrate-binding domain-containing protein, protein MTAMKFAFLEEPPFCFTDGSSEVSGCDVELAQRVSGMLGLRDFTAIGTEFAELLPGLVNGRWTMTTGLFVSDERRQIVDFTRPIWSLQDGLLVMQGNPCGFDGYQSIAKNPTALIGVITDQVQHLTALRNGVSPNQIRPFATQADAARAVADGVVHAYASVAMAHRGYLARRPEMPLGLVEIAAAEKQPSAGAFAIAKENAGLLQRIDDCLDELLGGDWHRRMMARYEFSDSDIDRVV, encoded by the coding sequence ATGACCGCAATGAAATTCGCCTTTCTGGAAGAGCCGCCATTTTGCTTTACCGACGGATCGTCCGAGGTTTCGGGCTGTGACGTCGAGCTTGCGCAAAGGGTCAGCGGCATGCTGGGTCTCAGGGATTTTACGGCGATCGGAACTGAATTCGCCGAATTGTTGCCAGGACTGGTGAACGGCCGCTGGACCATGACGACCGGGCTGTTCGTCTCCGATGAGCGCAGGCAGATTGTCGACTTCACCCGGCCGATCTGGTCTTTGCAGGATGGGTTGCTGGTCATGCAAGGCAATCCGTGCGGCTTCGACGGCTATCAATCGATTGCGAAAAATCCCACCGCCTTGATCGGCGTCATCACCGATCAGGTCCAGCATCTCACGGCGTTGCGGAATGGCGTCTCGCCCAACCAGATCAGGCCGTTTGCGACACAGGCGGATGCAGCACGGGCTGTTGCCGACGGCGTGGTGCATGCCTATGCCAGCGTTGCCATGGCGCACCGAGGTTATCTGGCGCGGCGACCCGAAATGCCGCTTGGACTTGTCGAGATTGCCGCGGCCGAAAAACAGCCATCGGCCGGTGCATTCGCGATCGCCAAGGAGAATGCTGGCCTGCTCCAACGCATCGATGATTGCCTCGATGAACTGCTCGGCGGCGACTGGCACCGGCGGATGATGGCCCGATACGAATTTTCAGACAGCGACATCGATCGCGTCGTCTGA
- a CDS encoding cupin domain-containing protein, translating to MSAHYLTISIDGVEPESGAPAPDRLISGDPKFRTWNVEERDDGLYAGIWESTRGKWRIVYNEWEFCHILSGVSVIAEDGGEARTVKSGDSFVLRPGFKGSWEVLETTRKEYVIKL from the coding sequence CTGTCCGCGCATTACCTGACAATATCTATTGACGGCGTCGAACCCGAATCTGGCGCGCCGGCGCCGGATCGGCTGATCTCGGGCGATCCGAAATTCCGCACCTGGAATGTCGAGGAGCGTGACGATGGCCTCTATGCCGGCATCTGGGAGTCGACCCGGGGCAAATGGCGCATCGTCTATAACGAATGGGAGTTCTGCCACATCTTGTCCGGCGTTTCGGTGATCGCGGAAGACGGTGGCGAAGCGCGCACCGTCAAGTCCGGCGACAGTTTCGTGCTGAGGCCGGGCTTCAAGGGCAGCTGGGAAGTGCTTGAAACGACCCGCAAGGAGTATGTGATCAAGCTGTGA
- a CDS encoding O-acetylhomoserine aminocarboxypropyltransferase: protein MTRTPGFNTLAVHAGAKPDPATGARATPIYQTTSFVFDDADHAASLFGLKAFGNIYTRIMNPTQAVLEERVAALEGGTAALAVASGHAAQVIVFHNLMQPGDNFVAANKLYGGSINQFGHAFKNYGWEVRWADTNDISTFESQIDNRTKAIFIESLANPGGTFVDIEKIGDIARKHGLPLIVDNTLASPYLIRPIEHGADVVVHSLTKFIGGHGNSIGGVIVDGGTFDWSKSGKYPMLSEPRPEYGGLVLHETFGNFAFAIAARVLGLRDLGPAISPFNAFLILTGLETLPLRMQRHCDNAVTVAGWLSNHPKVAWVNYPGLPSDKNNALQKKYSPLGAGAVFTFGLKGGYEAGVKFVEALELFSHLANVGDTKSLVIHPASTTHRQLSDEQKVKAGAGPDTVRLSIGIEDVTDIVADLEQALAKV, encoded by the coding sequence GTGACCCGTACGCCCGGTTTCAACACGCTCGCCGTCCATGCCGGCGCCAAGCCCGATCCGGCCACCGGCGCGCGCGCCACGCCGATCTACCAGACGACCTCCTTCGTCTTCGATGACGCCGACCACGCCGCCTCGCTGTTCGGCCTGAAGGCGTTCGGCAACATCTACACCCGCATCATGAACCCGACGCAGGCGGTGCTCGAAGAGCGCGTCGCCGCACTCGAAGGCGGCACGGCTGCCCTTGCGGTCGCGTCCGGTCACGCCGCGCAGGTGATCGTGTTCCACAATCTGATGCAGCCGGGCGACAATTTCGTCGCCGCGAACAAGCTTTATGGCGGTTCGATCAACCAGTTCGGTCACGCCTTCAAGAATTATGGCTGGGAAGTGCGCTGGGCCGACACCAACGACATCTCGACCTTCGAAAGCCAGATCGACAACAGGACCAAGGCGATCTTCATCGAGAGCCTTGCCAATCCGGGCGGCACCTTCGTCGATATCGAGAAGATCGGCGACATCGCCCGCAAGCACGGCCTGCCGCTGATCGTCGACAACACGCTGGCCTCGCCCTATTTGATCCGGCCGATCGAGCATGGCGCGGACGTCGTCGTCCACTCGCTGACCAAGTTCATCGGCGGCCATGGCAATTCGATCGGCGGCGTCATTGTCGACGGCGGCACCTTCGACTGGTCGAAGTCGGGCAAGTACCCGATGCTGTCGGAACCGCGCCCCGAATATGGCGGCCTCGTCCTGCACGAGACCTTCGGCAATTTCGCTTTCGCCATAGCCGCGCGCGTGCTCGGCCTGCGCGACCTCGGCCCGGCGATCTCGCCTTTCAACGCCTTCCTCATCCTGACCGGCCTCGAAACCTTGCCGCTACGCATGCAGCGCCACTGCGACAATGCCGTCACGGTCGCGGGCTGGCTGTCCAACCACCCCAAGGTCGCTTGGGTGAACTATCCCGGCCTGCCCAGCGACAAGAACAATGCGCTGCAGAAGAAATACTCGCCGCTTGGCGCAGGCGCCGTGTTCACCTTCGGCCTCAAGGGCGGTTATGAGGCCGGCGTCAAATTCGTCGAGGCGCTCGAGCTGTTCTCGCATCTGGCCAACGTCGGCGACACCAAGTCGCTGGTCATCCATCCGGCTTCGACCACGCACCGCCAGCTTTCCGACGAGCAGAAGGTCAAGGCCGGCGCCGGCCCGGACACGGTGCGGCTTTCCATCGGCATCGAGGACGTCACCGACATCGTCGCCGACCTTGAACAGGCGCTCGCCAAGGTTTGA